One part of the Haliotis asinina isolate JCU_RB_2024 chromosome 2, JCU_Hal_asi_v2, whole genome shotgun sequence genome encodes these proteins:
- the LOC137271759 gene encoding uncharacterized protein: MATAEKHKLSVPIALRATIYQYNCKPRCNKCSHINNRYQCNCKPRCNKCSPINNRYQCNCKPRCNKCSPINNRYQCSCRPRCSKCSPINNRYQCSCKPRRNKCSTINNRYQCSCRPRCNKCSPINNRYQSNCKPRCNKCSPINNRYQCNCKPRCNKCSPINNRYQCNCKPRCNKCSPINNRYQCNCKPRCNKCSPITYMYR, from the exons ATGGCAACAGCAGAAAAACACAAGCTATCGGTACCAATAGCATTGCGAGCAACGAT ATACCAGTATAACTGCAAGCCAAGATGTAACAAGTGCTCCCACATCAACAACAGATACCAGTGTAACTGCAAGCCAAGATGTAACAAGTGCTCCCCCATCAACAACAGATACCAGTGTAACTGCAAGCCAAGATGTAACAAGTGCTCCCCCATCAACAACAGATACCAGTGTAGCTGCAGGCCAAGATGTAGCAAGTGCTCCCCCATCAACAACAGATACCAGTGTAGCTGCAAGCCAAGACGTAACAAGTGTTCCACCATCAACAACAGATACCAGTGTAGCTGCAGGCCAAGATGTAACAAGTGCTCCCCCATCAACAACAGATACCAGAGTAACTGCAAGCCAAGATGTAACAAGTGCTCCCCCATCAACAACAGATACCAGTGTAACTGCAAGCCAAGATGCAACAAGTGCTCCCCCATCAACAACAGATACCAGTGTAACTGCAAGCCAAGATGTAACAAGTGCTCCCCCATCAACAACAGATACCAGTGTAACTGCAAGCCAAGATGTAACAAGTGCTCCCCCATCACCTACATGTACCGGTAA